The Cydia strobilella chromosome 5, ilCydStro3.1, whole genome shotgun sequence region GTTAAACTTCGGCACCCTCGGGCTTTAACatgttttatgtaggtacattatacttcaaaaaaaaattgacatgtaatctctaataatattctaaatataattgaaatattattattttttttattataaaataaaccacGTAAGGTATCGAGTAgtacatatcatcatcatcataattttagagcatggctcttgtcggtggagtaggGTAAGCCGGTCTAAGAGCACGCATCCGATAAGAGTACGCTACACCAAAATCCACTTGCCGGCGACTTTAtttgcgtggaattagtaatttgggtaccttaattatttttttaaatctgctttttaatctatcctttttttcacccccaaattgatCCATTCTATAAATTTCCATCCCATTTTTTACACTCTTACGAGATGATTTTGAAATTATTCTATTCCTAAGcaagctcaaactatccccgtaccaagtttcatctaaatcggttcagcggttattgattccctgtacaaatttccaccccccctttcacccccttgaggggtgagttctgggataaaaagtattctatgtaaatttgaactaaatcggtttagcggtttaagcgtgaagaggttacagacagacatacagacacactttcgcatttataatattagtatggattgcagTAACTGTGATTTAGGAAGTAAACGATCtgtttgaaaaaagaaaaatgttgagACTGTTAGTTTATTAAGCCCTTTGTTACTCCGTCATCTCGCAGCAATAAAGAATGTATTATCACACCGATGCGGATCTccggtgtgtgagcgagacagcgcCATCGCTTTGCAAGTAAGTATAAagcgatgtcccgctcgcacaccggagcggcgtgcggatcGCCATCCAATGTAAAGATCGGGGCATTAAGTATGGGGGATTAAGTAGCGGCAATAGCAGTAGTgtgacaaagtaaaaaaaacaacgtccaagagtcataatatatttaaacttaACTAAATCAAATATCACAATTTCTCTAGAATGCTGGCGATGGAGGCAGCCACGCCGGACACCATGGCTACGGTTGCCAGCAGCACAATGATGGTGTTCTTCACGACGACCCAGTAGCAGCAACCCAGGTCCTTGCCCCAGCGCCAGACGGTCTCTGAGATGGCCGGCAGCATCAGCCCCATAAAGGAGAGGCATACGGCTCCCACCAGCTCCATAAACAACTCCAGGCGCGGAACTGCGCTGGCTAGTCCAACTGTTGACAATTAAAATGAGGATCAAATTTGGATCAAGTCAAGGAAGTGGAGTCAAGGTGCCTAGAAGGCGATTCTTTTTGCATTCAGAGAGGTAATTCGGCCATTCTTCGCTGAATGGCGATACTTATACGCTGTGTGAAATAGTGGCCACTGGCCAGCCCTCAAGGTCGCAAGGTTTCAAGGCCTTTATTAGGCGCGCTGACAAATCATTATATAGGTACAGCCGATGCGCACTTGGCCCCCATGGCCCTAAACTATCAACgccaaacgccgcaaataaAACTTCTAACTAACAGAAAAATAAACCTAAAACTGAGGTCCTGGTTAAATGTGTCGCTTAACCTCAAACTGGGGTAATCCATCTGTTAGAttagattttggtattaagaaaaggtaacaGGATTCATCGTAGTaggtatgttaaaataaaatctttgaaCTTTTAAAAATCTCCACTTAATTTAATATCCATTCTGCAAAACTAGCTTATATCCAGTAGTTAATTAAGCGCTCTTACTGaacaattcaatttaaatattccatgttttttttttctactgttTCTCATGGAATCCTCATTAGGATGGTGCATAGGAGAAGAATAAAATTATTCCGTATCTTTACTACTTGATGGCTTGCTACAAAATCGACGTCTACAAATGAAAACAGGAATATGGAAACAATATTTGGCATAACTTTAGTTCTAATATGCCGTTAAGCTCACAGCCAGTAACATAATCATTACAACATCAAAATACTTCATAATTGGCCGATGTACATTATCTCTatgtctatgaaaatatgacgtttattctCGCTCTTCTGTACTCTGGCGTACGTCACAGGCTAATTAGTACGTACATATATTGACATCAGAATGTTATCGGTTAGttaaatcaaagaggatataataggatagagtggtactgtcatagtgaattttgtaaccacagtaaattcattgccatctatcgacatactttaaaactaaaaattaagatttataaaaatacgataaaatgtatttaaatatggataaatgattttttttatttgcattaattatttttatatgattttgacccatgttctttcactgatatgcgttaaaattgttaaataccaaacgaaaccgtcaacgccctctatacgagagtcgaccaaaggtagtggcgccatctgatcgagaatcatattttcgtgattttcgaggcacgttttttccttacactgtatccatctattacggagttatatctgtctttggtTAAATAGTATATTAGAATTGTACGATATCTGATTGAATCATTcaaatgtcattctgatatcagtgtacgttcgaattggcctgtcagttggttCAGAGTAAGCTTATACGGACTGTATTTGGGGTTGAAACGGCCATGAGCAGAAGTTTTACTTGCAAAACTTCAACTCgccctattttttttgtatcacAATTTCTAGCCACGAATGAATATATCATACATAGCTGTATATGTTACTTTTATCTTCATGCCGAATGTTATATCAACATGTCGTTTTATAactattaaaatgtaaaaaattaagAACCCCCTATTctatatgcaaaaaaaaactttggaaaagagctaatactcttcaaactgctggccCGATTCCTATCCAACACAGCTAAGAACCACTGCAAGGAAACTCACTATCACgcaaaaaccgcatcgaaatcggtccatcagTTGGAGAACTACGAagccacagacagacatatatgtggtattttctataaaaagagaccttattgtcgatggcgcttacgccattataaacgatgctcagatataaatacaatgccgcgcgacgctgtgcggcgtaagcgccatcgacaataaggtcccttttcatagaaaatgccccatattgccGTCAAatatataacacccctctttttgcgctGGGGATTAAAAATGCGAGTAATCTCTTAAGTCAACCCCACCTATGTTTAGTTGATATGTAGCCCTACCTATTAATAAGGTTCCAACGAGGCGGATCCCAGCGATCGCCCACCGGTGCGCCCGCGCCGGCACCTTGGGCTCCACGCGTCGCCACACCACGTCGAAGGGGACGTAGAAAATCAAGGCGAACGTCAGCAGCATCACGCACGCCACCAGGATCTTAGCCGATTGAGCCAGGCTGAaacgaatggggttggcaactgtcaaaggtttgcagagatgacgccatcatagcttgccccttattctatgagatttggcttaaatggCTGGCATTcagggtattaaaaaaacaaaaaattgacacaatttttagggattgacagggcaagctatgctggcgccatctgctaaatatttcaaccggccaaccccattgagtaaatgtggtattttctataaaaagggaccttattttcgatggcgcttacgccattatttacgatgctccgatataaatacaatgccgcgtgacgctgtgcggcgtaagcgccatcgacaataaggtcccttttcatagaaaatgccccaaatatttaaggccccgtaggttcGTGTTTTcttctcactctcactgagcgtgagcgagatgtatGTGTATTCTCGGAACCGCGAATATCAtgcttttcaattttaatttttaacaaaaaaaacggTTGGTTCCCTCAAAAATGAAATCGCGCagttttagaagcaattttcatacttttagcttttgtgcataaatcgttacaaatttttaaatgacaactgatatgattccaatatcattctagTATGTCAGTGCACGCTCGAATTGGTCTGTTCACTAGTAAATTGCACTCAAATTGCAGAAAATTGCAGTCGCCTGAAGTGGTTTATCCATATTTCCGGTAGACTGCttctgtttcaaattttaagaGTAAATTAACAACTGTTTAAACTGGAGGCCACATTTATTACGAGTAGTAGCGCAGGCTGCACCTAGTTACGTTAAGGCACCGTGGGTTGAGGTCGCAGCTCGCTTAGCACAGAATTTTCATATTTGGCTTATGtgcaaaaatattacaaatttttaatggtgcgttttagacccAATTATactcgtgatttttttctatcgagcgaaagttgtttaatcagATTTCGAATcaatgaagttactagagaaagcGATAAAGCCGTAAACCTCAAACGTCGCAAGTTCGATAGTTTGCGGGGTTGAAATGAAACCCTGGCGCCGTGGGGGCCTAGCGCACGTCGCGTCGCCTCTATACTATGAGaagctattttattatatattatattatagaggcttctggtgaccagagggctggctaAATTTCGCTTAGCGGATCAGAATTGCTATCCAGCGGGGCAATGCGGTCAGCCTTCTGGGCAACCGAGCGACCACGGCTCATTATGTATTAATAACCAATAAACTTACCTCATTCTACTCAGCCGATGGGAAATTTTACAACTGTCAGAAATCATCTTAAAAAGAAGCTTTTTGCCATTTCTGGACcaaactgtgtacggagctacagagcgtAGCGTGGCGATATTACCCGAAATTCTCCTAATGTGATACCTAATTATCGCAAAGAAAATGGATATAGAGTCAGAAGATGCAAGCGGTGAATTCAACctacttggtacttacacctTCTCTCTTGTGACCAGTGAAATCACGGTAGTGCCTAGAGGATTTATGTGAACATAACCAGAACGAAACTAAGTATAACTTCAACAATGTCGTATCTACTTGATCATTTGTCAGAAGGCATATTCTCAGCGAATATTGTTTCTTGACATTTTATGTCAGCCGGCTTACATTTCATCTTGAGGTAGGTTTAGTGTGAGACTTCCACGCACGTCATCCCCGTACTGCACATAGCCGGCGAATCCCACGCAGCCGTACAGTATTGACACGGTCACCATGGCGATGTTCAGCACCCCAGGACAGCCCAGGAACTGCGTCGGTTTCACCATCTCGTTCTCGACCGGCATCACCACGCCAATGCCTTCCATTGCAAATAAGCTCGtgctgaaaaacaaaaaaacaattatagtttggcaagAGTCACTTGTCAGTGGAGCATTGTGATGATAAGGAACCCTTAAAGTAAGATTTAACTCGTACTGACCGGTATTTTTTCATGCCATAGGAGTTCCAGTCCCGCTCGGCTAAATTACAAGACGAGccataaaatagataaaaaaattaattgacCTTTAGAATTCCCCCAGCCGTTGAAAGGGTGAAGAGTGCACACCCTTTTCACGTTGGGTAAATGCGTTTGCGCATTCCTCCTGGTCTGGGGGAACCAGGAGgaatgacggactaaccagtggTAGGGCTACCGTCTAGAACCAACAACGAATGCCGACTCCGCCATGTGGTGCGCCGCGGGgtcgctatcagcattcgaTCTCGTGCGCTCCGGCGGGCGGCCTATGGTCCGCAGACATTGTGGGAGCCGCCGGAGTCCTGCGCAGCCCACTACATAATGCATGGCTCTGAATAAAACCAGTGAAAACTCACCTTATAAAATTAGGAATCCCCGTTATAGGGGCAGCCAATTTTCTTTCCGATAGATCGGGCGGGTCCCTTAAGCAGTAGTAGACAGAGATGCCGATGGCCGCGGCCCACACTAAGTTGGCGAGAGCGGAGAACGGGACGAGGTACTTCAGCTTGTTGATTTGGGTGAGTGGAACCAGAACCACTAAAGTCAGCGCGCAGTAGACGGTGACAGACCAGGAAGGACCCCCGTATTCGTCTGATACCTAAAAATATATCGATGCTGTTCACCGGcatataataagtaatagtatttcaTATAATTATACGCGTATAGAGCGTGTACGTGCTCCATCCCGCCTTGAGTGGAATTACGTCAACCGCGGGAGAAGATTGTCTTAATATTGACAGCATCTTAGTTCCATCAGCAATGCTATAACCAAAGTGCAAAATGTTGTGCCACGAGTCATGTACCTATATGTCGCagtcaaattgtaaaaagtccgcattttgtaaaatatgaaattaacaGCGCCGTTTGCAATTTGCCGCAGCATTTTGATCGAATTAATTTTTTAATCTACTAATgcgatatatataggtacatacataactattaCACACCCTGGCCCGGGGGCTGGGGTTTaaggtgcgggaatgatttcgtgtatttttaattttatttattgtaaaatggTTCATAATCAGGTAGTACTTACCTAAGCTTCAAATGTGCTTagacattataaaatacatagtttctgtttttgcaatttttaccaattttttggCTATTAACACATAGTTAAAACATTTCCGCACCCAAAACGCCGGAGTAGGTGTAGGTATGTTAtctatgtaaattatttatccgCGCTTGTCAGTTTTAGCATGTTTCAGTAAATAACAACTGTTACTTCTACCACGTTGCCATGATTATGATTACAAGTGCCTACTTGTAAATACTTCGGCGTAATCATGGCAACGTGGTAGAAGTAACAGTTGTTATTTAGGGTAGTCACCTAAAGTAAAGGTAAAGAACTGAATTAGGCCTTCATTGATGCGTaagtatacaaatattttatgtcGTGCGCACATTCCCTGATCGTATATTAGATgaaataatgcaaatattgaCCTAGTTATTTATTTCCAGTTCCACCATAtcataagaataataataagaaatatttattagcacaaaataGTAgacatttctgccgaggtagtttggcacTCGAATGCAGTGCGTGcgcgttgtgtgtgtgtgtgtgtgtgtgtgtgtgtgtgtgtgtgtgtgtgtgtgtgtgtgtgtgtgtgtgtgtgtgtgtgtgtgtgtgtgtgtgtgtgtgtgtgtgtatgtgtatgtgtatttGTAGGCACGATTGCCTAAGTgctacaatttttgtttttgtagcaGAAAATTCCGGAGTTTAACTTTAAAAGAGGCGTTCCAGCACTGTGTGGCAGCAAAACGGAAGCTGCTACGAAAGGCACCCGTGCAGTGTGTAAGTCGTGTTGCATGTCTCATACCACGTTgggaaaagtttatttttgtcaTAAAGGTATGAGGGTTCTCTATTTTCTAT contains the following coding sequences:
- the LOC134741379 gene encoding proton-coupled amino acid transporter-like protein pathetic, yielding MAKTEKHSAPPLEPRQVADNYSSKIELAYNGSREDLDPYVPADHRPLASNTSTVGALAHLLKASLGSGVLAMPLAFKNAGLLVGSIGMALIGFICAHAIHILVRTSQQLCVELKRPALGYADTCDLVFQMGPKPMRRFSSFARELADWALAVTHIGACCVYVVVVAESFKQVSDEYGGPSWSVTVYCALTLVVLVPLTQINKLKYLVPFSALANLVWAAAIGISVYYCLRDPPDLSERKLAAPITGIPNFISTSLFAMEGIGVVMPVENEMVKPTQFLGCPGVLNIAMVTVSILYGCVGFAGYVQYGDDVRGSLTLNLPQDEILAQSAKILVACVMLLTFALIFYVPFDVVWRRVEPKVPARAHRWAIAGIRLVGTLLIVGLASAVPRLELFMELVGAVCLSFMGLMLPAISETVWRWGKDLGCCYWVVVKNTIIVLLATVAMVSGVAASIASILEKL